In Eucalyptus grandis isolate ANBG69807.140 chromosome 4, ASM1654582v1, whole genome shotgun sequence, the following proteins share a genomic window:
- the LOC104441924 gene encoding probable aquaporin TIP-type, with product MVKLAFGGFGDSFSVGSLKSYLSEFIATLLFVFAGVGSAIAYGKLTADAGLDPAGLVAVAVAHAFALFVGVSIAANISGGHLNPAVTFGLAVGGNITILTGIFYWIAQCLGSIVACLLLKFVTGTESVPTHGVAAGMNAIEGLVMEVVITFALVYTVYATAADPKKGSIGIIAPIAIGFIVGANILAAGPFSGGSMNPARSFGPAVVSGNFSENWIYWVGPLVGGGLAGLVYGDIFIGSYASVPASQDYA from the exons ATGGTGAAGCTCGCGTTCGGTGGCTTTGGTGACTCCTTCAGCGTAGGGTCCCTGAAAAGCTATCTCTCCGAGTTCATCGCGACCCTCCTCTTCGTGTTCGCCGGCGTCGGGTCCGCCATCGCTTATG GAAAGCTCACGGCGGATGCAGGCCTGGACCCGGCCGGGCTAGTCGCAGTGGCCGTGGCCCACGCGTTCGCCCTGTTTGTGGGGGTATCCATCGCGGCGAACATCTCCGGCGGCCATCTGAATCCGGCGGTCACGTTCGGGTTGGCCGTCGGAGGCAACATCACCATCTTGACTGGCATCTTCTACTGGATCGCCCAATGCCTCGGCTCGATCGTCGCCTGCCTCCTCCTAAAATTCGTCACCGGCACCGAG AGCGTACCAACCCATGGAGTTGCTGCTGGCATGAACGCGATTGAAGGCCTAGTCATGGAGGTCGTCATCACCTTCGCGCTGGTCTACACGGTGTACGCCACCGCGGCCGACCCCAAGAAGGGCTCGATAGGGATCATCGCCCCCATCGCCATCGGCTTCATCGTCGGCGCCAACATCCTGGCCGCCGGCCCATTCAGCGGCGGGTCCATGAACCCCGCCCGCTCTTTCGGGCCCGCCGTGGTCAGCGGCAACTTCTCGGAGAACTGGATCTACTGGGTCGGCCCGCTCGTCGGGGGAGGGCTCGCCGGGCTCGTGTACGGCGACATCTTCATCGGGTCCTACGCCTCGGTCCCCGCTTCTCAGGACTATGCTTGA
- the LOC104441925 gene encoding 50S ribosomal protein L7/L12 produces MRLQSMKLDLVVRSAYVRLGLRGITGPLQTRSFQHDFVPRDPKAKPKKYKYPAFYDPYGPRPPPSDKIIQLAERIAGLPAEERAQIGPALQERLKHPKMQTISTEGMDLGPQGGAGAGSAKAEEKKAEKTAFDVKLEKFDAAAKIKVIKEVRAFTNLGLKEAKDLVEKAPILLKQGVTKEEANGIIEKIKAAGGVAVME; encoded by the coding sequence ATGAGACTGCAAAGCATGAAGCTTGATTTAGTTGTCAGATCTGCATATGTTCGGCTCGGTCTCAGGGGCATCACGGGGCCTTTGCAAACGCGCTCGTTCCAACATGATTTTGTCCCCAGAGATCCCAAAGCCAAGCCTAAGAAATATAAATACCCGGCTTTTTATGATCCGTATGGCCCTAGACCTCCGCCCTCAGATAAAATCATACAGCTTGCCGAGCGTATAGCTGGACTGCCAGCTGAAGAGCGTGCCCAAATTGGGCCTGCACTTCAAGAGAGACTAAAGCATCCCAAGATGCAGACGATCTCTACTGAAGGCATGGATCTTGGCCCCCAAGGAGGAGCAGGTGCAGGATCCGCCAAGGCTGAGGAGAAAAAGGCAGAGAAAACGGCATTCGATGTGAAGCTGGAGAAATTCGATGCAGCTGCAAAGATTAAAGTGATTAAAGAAGTCAGGGCATTCACCAATTTGGGGTTGAAGGAGGCTAAGGACCTTGTCGAGAAGGCCCCTATTTTGCTTAAACAGGGTGTCACCAAGGAAGAGGCAAATGGcataatagagaaaataaaggcTGCTGGAGGAGTTGCAGTGATGGAATGA
- the LOC104441926 gene encoding uncharacterized protein LOC104441926 — protein sequence MFARWVQSWIRSALKYFSISRASVDWGIQMPNHLNPLLKLQQELIIVFLSCLQQPLQQVALLCQPKIPDINLCYLAIFFGKNALLNTQVCWELFKCSPHYQQSVVKRLKEVVAEKREFEQQMENVQRVGQHLNVIPLRAYYYSKDEKLLI from the exons ATGTTCGCAAGATGG GTGCAAAGCTGGATTAGAAGTGcgttaaaatatttttccatttctcgCGCATCAGTTGATTGGGGTATTCAAATGCCTAACCATCTCAATCCTTTGCTTAAGCTTCAACAAGAACTTATCATTGTCTTCCTCAGCTGTCTTCAGCAACCTCTCCAACAAGTTGCTCTTCTTTGTCAACCCAAGATTCCTGATATTAACCTCTGTTATCTTGCCATCTTCTTCGGCAAGAATGCCCTGCTGAATACGCAAGTATGTTGGGAGCTTTTCAAGTGCAGCCCTCACTATCAACAGTCGGTGGTGAAAAGGCTGAAGGAAGTGGTGGCGGAGAAACGAGAGTTTGAGCAGCAAATGGAGAACGTGCAGAGGGTAGGACAGCATCTGAATGTCATTCCACTTCGTGCATATTACTACTCAAAAGATGAGAAGCTCCTTATATGA